The following coding sequences are from one Streptomyces venezuelae window:
- a CDS encoding MmcQ/YjbR family DNA-binding protein, whose amino-acid sequence MSKSRSRAGLTSDDVRRVALALPETVEKIAWSMPTFRVAGKMFVTVPDDETSFAVRCPKVERDELVLAEPDKFWVAAHEAGSAWVRVRLAALDADELTDILADSWRQAAPPRLIEQHPELGVVA is encoded by the coding sequence ATGTCGAAGTCCAGATCCCGTGCCGGCCTCACCTCCGATGACGTGCGCCGCGTCGCGCTCGCCCTGCCGGAGACCGTGGAGAAAATCGCGTGGAGCATGCCCACGTTCCGCGTGGCCGGAAAGATGTTCGTGACGGTTCCCGACGACGAGACGTCGTTCGCCGTCCGCTGCCCGAAGGTCGAGCGCGACGAACTGGTCCTCGCCGAGCCGGACAAGTTCTGGGTCGCCGCGCACGAGGCGGGGTCGGCGTGGGTGCGGGTGCGCCTCGCGGCCCTGGACGCCGACGAGCTCACGGACATCCTGGCCGACTCCTGGCGCCAGGCCGCACCGCCCCGACTCATCGAGCAGCACCCCGAGTTGGGCGTGGTGGCATGA